A single region of the Actinoplanes sp. SE50/110 genome encodes:
- a CDS encoding allophanate hydrolase subunit 1 yields the protein MRIFRAGPSAVLIEWADGSGVAAAYRLLDAARKQGRLRATEIVPAARTVLVDGVAGTDQIRTLLTEATTAPPPATGPSRVIEIPTVYDGADLDDVAQWWGTDRAGVVAVHTGTAFRVAFCGFAPGFAYLTGLGPEHHVPRRATPRTRVPAGTVALAGAYSGVYPGASPGGWQCIGRTAAVLFDLENEPPALLTPGATVRFVVAA from the coding sequence ATGCGCATATTCCGGGCCGGGCCCTCGGCCGTGCTCATCGAGTGGGCCGACGGGTCCGGGGTCGCCGCCGCCTACCGGCTGCTCGACGCCGCCCGGAAACAGGGGCGGCTGCGGGCCACGGAGATCGTCCCGGCGGCCCGGACCGTGCTCGTCGACGGCGTCGCCGGCACTGATCAGATCAGGACACTGCTGACCGAGGCCACCACCGCGCCGCCGCCCGCCACCGGCCCGTCGCGGGTCATCGAGATTCCGACCGTGTACGACGGAGCCGACCTCGACGACGTCGCGCAGTGGTGGGGCACCGACCGGGCGGGGGTGGTGGCCGTGCACACCGGCACCGCGTTCCGCGTGGCGTTCTGCGGCTTCGCGCCCGGCTTCGCCTACCTCACCGGGCTCGGGCCCGAGCACCACGTGCCCCGGCGGGCGACACCGCGGACCCGGGTGCCGGCCGGCACGGTCGCGCTCGCGGGGGCGTACAGCGGGGTGTATCCGGGGGCTTCGCCCGGCGGGTGGCAGTGCATCGGGCGTACCGCCGCCGTCCTGTTCGATCTGGAGAATGAGCCGCCGGCGCTGCTCACGCCCGGGGCGACCGTCCGATTCGTGGTGGCCGCGTGA
- a CDS encoding MFS transporter — translation MIASRRVILASLIGTSLEWYDFFLYASAAALVFGRLFFPGFEPLTGTLLAFATYAVGFVARPLGGILFGHFGDRTGRKGVLVATLLLMGGATFLIGALPTHATIGAAAPILLVTLRFLQGLGLGGEWAGAVVMSLEHGDPRRRGLSASWPQVGVPAGNLLAAGVLWVLSATLSEAAFLSWGWRVPFLLSGVLVLVGLWIRGTVTESPAFAELAAEGGRARLPLIEVLRRHPRGLLVAMAARIGTDVAFYTFSLYVLTYVTGTVGRPRTVALTGVLVASGLQLGLIPFFGGLSDRLGRRPVYAAGAVAAGIWAFAFFPLLDTGNTVVIVLAVVVALAAHAAMYGPQAAFVAELFATRLRYSGASMGYQIAGILGGALAPIIAIKLVASTGGALAVSAYVAGALLLTLVALAFAPETSRDTGTSAPLSIATHT, via the coding sequence ATGATCGCCAGTCGACGTGTCATCCTCGCCAGCCTGATCGGCACCTCCCTCGAGTGGTACGACTTCTTCCTGTACGCCTCGGCCGCCGCCCTCGTCTTCGGCAGATTGTTCTTTCCCGGATTCGAGCCGCTCACCGGCACCCTGCTGGCGTTCGCCACCTACGCGGTCGGCTTCGTGGCCCGCCCGCTCGGCGGGATCCTGTTCGGACATTTCGGCGACCGCACCGGCCGCAAGGGCGTGCTGGTCGCCACGCTGCTGCTGATGGGCGGCGCCACCTTCCTGATCGGCGCGCTGCCGACGCACGCCACGATCGGCGCGGCCGCCCCGATCCTGCTGGTCACCCTGCGATTCCTGCAGGGGCTCGGGCTGGGCGGCGAGTGGGCCGGCGCGGTGGTGATGTCCCTGGAACACGGCGACCCGCGGCGCCGCGGGTTGTCCGCGTCGTGGCCGCAGGTCGGCGTCCCGGCCGGCAACCTGCTCGCCGCGGGCGTCCTGTGGGTGCTGTCCGCGACCCTGTCGGAGGCGGCCTTTCTCAGCTGGGGGTGGCGTGTCCCATTTCTTCTTTCTGGCGTGCTTGTGCTGGTGGGCCTATGGATCCGGGGCACGGTCACGGAGTCGCCGGCGTTTGCGGAACTCGCTGCGGAGGGTGGCCGGGCGCGACTCCCGCTGATCGAGGTGCTGCGCCGTCACCCGCGCGGCCTGCTGGTCGCGATGGCCGCGCGGATCGGCACCGACGTCGCGTTCTACACCTTCTCGCTGTACGTGCTGACCTATGTGACCGGCACCGTGGGCCGCCCGCGCACGGTCGCGCTGACCGGCGTGCTGGTCGCCTCCGGTCTGCAGCTGGGGCTGATCCCGTTCTTCGGCGGGCTCTCCGACCGGCTCGGCCGCCGCCCCGTCTACGCCGCCGGGGCGGTCGCCGCCGGGATCTGGGCGTTCGCCTTCTTCCCGCTGCTGGACACCGGGAACACCGTGGTCATCGTGCTGGCGGTGGTGGTCGCGCTGGCCGCGCACGCCGCCATGTACGGCCCGCAGGCGGCGTTCGTGGCCGAGCTGTTCGCCACCCGGTTGCGCTACTCCGGCGCGTCGATGGGCTATCAGATCGCCGGCATCCTGGGCGGCGCGCTCGCCCCGATCATCGCGATCAAGCTGGTCGCGTCGACCGGCGGCGCGCTCGCGGTCAGCGCCTACGTCGCGGGGGCGTTGCTGCTCACGCTGGTGGCGCTGGCGTTCGCGCCGGAGACGTCCCGGGACACCGGGACCAGCGCGCCGCTCTCCATCGCCACCCACACCTGA
- a CDS encoding hydrolase, which translates to MPALPSGWTPYAVTGDADGTVWTTLLKPAGLVRVAGDPELEPLDGRPMLLAADRNTLWYTRSDDRIGRRDPSGTHTTFATPAGSSPYGIAVAPDGTVWFTAAGSDRIGRLRGGTITMIDLPLSGARPAMITTDRGGTPWAALNGAEALAVVRPGDTVELVRLPEGSAPVGITAAPDGVWFADIARGLAGRVAPSGAIDEFRFPDPACRPHAIAPDPAGGCWVTLWGSTELARVTASGEITRHRLPGAEPHGLWVCSDQVWVAMESGALVPVSRDVSGANASATSVSSNAPAT; encoded by the coding sequence ATGCCCGCACTTCCCTCAGGCTGGACGCCGTACGCGGTGACCGGCGACGCCGACGGCACCGTCTGGACCACGCTGCTGAAGCCCGCCGGCCTGGTCCGGGTCGCCGGCGACCCGGAGCTCGAGCCCCTCGACGGGCGCCCGATGCTGCTCGCCGCCGACCGGAACACGCTCTGGTACACGCGCTCCGACGACCGGATCGGCCGCCGCGATCCGTCCGGCACGCACACCACGTTCGCGACGCCGGCCGGCTCGTCCCCCTACGGCATCGCGGTCGCGCCGGACGGCACGGTGTGGTTCACCGCGGCCGGCAGCGACCGGATCGGCCGCCTCCGCGGCGGCACGATCACCATGATCGACCTACCGCTGTCCGGCGCCCGGCCCGCAATGATCACGACGGACCGCGGGGGTACGCCGTGGGCCGCCCTCAACGGCGCCGAGGCGCTCGCCGTGGTCCGTCCGGGCGACACCGTGGAGCTGGTGCGGCTCCCCGAGGGCAGCGCCCCGGTCGGTATCACCGCCGCCCCGGACGGCGTCTGGTTCGCCGACATCGCCCGCGGCCTGGCCGGTCGGGTCGCCCCGTCGGGAGCGATCGACGAGTTCCGGTTCCCGGATCCGGCCTGCCGCCCGCACGCGATCGCCCCCGACCCGGCCGGCGGCTGCTGGGTCACCCTGTGGGGGTCGACCGAGCTGGCCCGGGTGACCGCGTCCGGCGAGATCACCCGCCACCGCCTGCCCGGCGCGGAGCCACACGGTCTCTGGGTCTGCTCCGATCAGGTGTGGGTGGCGATGGAGAGCGGCGCGCTGGTCCCGGTGTCCCGGGACGTCTCCGGCGCGAACGCCAGCGCCACCAGCGTGAGCAGCAACGCCCCCGCGACGTAG
- a CDS encoding TetR-like C-terminal domain-containing protein, protein MDAVAERSGVHRATVYRRWRDPGGLLADTVDAARELPWEPPDTGSLLGDLTAINREVVAALTARPSIAQALIAASFRSPAAARALRDFWADRYARATVVVTRAGVPGDPRDVLVAACAPVFHELALMREPEPGDLAERYAAIAVRGSR, encoded by the coding sequence ATGGACGCCGTCGCCGAGCGTTCCGGCGTGCACCGGGCGACGGTCTACCGCCGCTGGCGTGACCCCGGCGGCCTGCTCGCCGACACCGTCGATGCCGCGCGCGAGCTGCCCTGGGAGCCGCCGGACACCGGCTCGCTGCTCGGCGACCTGACCGCGATCAACCGGGAGGTGGTCGCCGCGCTGACCGCCCGGCCGTCGATCGCCCAGGCGCTGATCGCCGCCTCGTTCCGGTCGCCGGCCGCGGCCCGGGCGCTGCGCGACTTCTGGGCCGACCGGTACGCCCGGGCCACCGTCGTGGTGACCCGGGCGGGCGTGCCCGGCGACCCGCGGGACGTGCTGGTCGCCGCCTGCGCGCCGGTCTTCCACGAGCTGGCGCTGATGCGCGAGCCCGAGCCCGGCGACCTCGCCGAGCGCTATGCGGCGATCGCGGTCAGAGGGTCGAGGTGA
- a CDS encoding family 78 glycoside hydrolase catalytic domain, giving the protein MKGSFAVLAAALLLMPVSAPTAAAEPAVTLDGAHWIWYPEGDPATSAPAATRYLRRAFTVAASDIATAQLVVTGDDTIDVWVNGVRLAGSPRAADSWKRAVRVDLAGSLHPGSNTVALAARNTGGPAGVLGRLHAGSVDLVTDGSWRAATGVPENWADPAFSDVAWTTAKDLGAYGGGPWGAGVALPDPAAASPVSVTDLTVNRQADPVGVDTPRFGWRLAAGTGGQMQGRYQLTVGSTAGAADVWDSGIVASTASRDIGYSGPALGANRTYFWRVRVWDAQGRPSAWSAGARFDTGIALTAAFVGAPPAGDLSGADWIWYPEGDPATSAPAATRYFRRTVTLATSTTLVVAGDDTADVWVDGTQISASPRVTDSWKTAATVTVPAGTRTIAIAASNTTVGPAGVIAKLGGIVTDGSWRSATAAPGGWQQPGFDDSGWLAAKVLAAYGSGPWGGQVLVPAAAPYLRKGFAVTRPVARARLFATALGLHDTYLNGARVGTERLAPGWTDYTKRVQYRGYDVTAALRLGDNALAAQIGHGWYSGNIGFAGSRRYGTQPWYAAQLIIEYTDGTSATVQTDGSWRTAPGNILGDDLYAGETQDARLIRSGWNTAGFDDSDWVPVTVQNGARPTLVPQVDPGVTVQQELRPVAVTQPKPGVFIADLGQNFTGWDRLRVSGPAGTTVTLRHGEILNADGTLYTANLRAAQATDRFTLAGTGTETFEPRFTVHGYRYVEITGFPGTPDADSLTGLAAWTGGAATGMFTSSDSTLNQVQRAILWGARSNLLSIPTDCPQRDERLGWTGDIAAFVATSTFNFDTYGLLAKFATDLTDAQHSDGAFTDVAPDVLGGAGKAGWGDAGVIVPYTVWQRFGDLAPADRNFAAMARWVDYLRSTAGADLIRNQDTYGDWLNVDDGTGNDLTSTAFFGWSARLVSRMAAATGRTAQAATYGTLADQIAAAFTGRFVHADNTVGTGSETGYVLALAFGLVPGDRVQAVADRLAAKVASRNGHLSVGFMGVENLLPVLADHGHADVAYRILQQPDYPGWGYMIARGATTIWERWDGIRPDGSLQDPGMNSFNHYGLGSVGDWLYREVGGVAPAAPGYAQVLLAPKPGGSLTSASAELTTTFGRVRSAWSRSGSAVTLQVVVATGTTATVRVPGTAVTSAPAEAVPVGGTSYVVGAGSYTFTSTL; this is encoded by the coding sequence ATGAAGGGTTCCTTCGCGGTGCTGGCGGCCGCGCTTCTCCTGATGCCGGTTTCGGCGCCCACCGCGGCGGCCGAGCCGGCAGTCACCCTCGACGGGGCACATTGGATCTGGTATCCGGAGGGCGATCCGGCCACCAGCGCACCGGCGGCCACCCGCTACCTACGCCGCGCCTTCACCGTCGCGGCGAGCGACATCGCGACCGCGCAGCTGGTCGTCACCGGCGACGACACGATCGACGTCTGGGTGAACGGCGTCCGGCTGGCCGGCTCGCCGCGCGCCGCCGACTCCTGGAAGCGGGCGGTCCGCGTCGATCTGGCCGGGTCGCTGCACCCCGGGTCCAACACGGTGGCGCTGGCCGCGCGCAACACCGGTGGGCCGGCCGGGGTGCTCGGCCGGTTGCACGCCGGCTCGGTGGACCTGGTCACCGACGGCTCCTGGCGGGCGGCCACCGGCGTACCGGAGAACTGGGCGGATCCGGCGTTCTCGGATGTCGCCTGGACCACCGCGAAGGATCTCGGCGCCTATGGCGGCGGCCCGTGGGGCGCCGGGGTGGCATTGCCCGACCCGGCCGCCGCGTCGCCGGTGAGCGTCACCGATCTGACGGTGAACCGGCAGGCCGACCCGGTCGGGGTGGACACTCCGCGATTCGGCTGGCGGCTCGCCGCCGGCACCGGGGGCCAGATGCAGGGGCGCTATCAGCTCACGGTGGGCAGCACCGCGGGTGCGGCCGACGTCTGGGACAGCGGCATCGTCGCCTCCACCGCATCACGGGACATCGGATACTCCGGTCCGGCGCTGGGCGCGAACCGGACCTACTTCTGGCGCGTCCGCGTCTGGGACGCACAGGGACGCCCGAGCGCCTGGAGTGCGGGCGCCCGCTTCGACACCGGCATCGCACTCACCGCGGCCTTCGTCGGCGCACCACCGGCCGGTGATCTGAGCGGCGCCGACTGGATCTGGTATCCGGAGGGCGACCCGGCGACGAGCGCCCCGGCCGCGACCCGGTACTTCCGCCGGACGGTGACGCTGGCGACCAGCACCACGCTGGTGGTCGCCGGCGACGACACCGCCGACGTCTGGGTCGACGGCACGCAAATCTCGGCCAGCCCGCGGGTGACCGACTCGTGGAAGACCGCGGCCACGGTGACCGTGCCGGCCGGGACCAGAACGATCGCGATCGCGGCGAGCAACACGACGGTGGGCCCGGCCGGGGTGATCGCCAAGCTGGGCGGGATCGTCACGGACGGCTCCTGGAGATCCGCGACCGCGGCACCGGGCGGCTGGCAGCAGCCGGGCTTCGACGACTCCGGGTGGCTGGCCGCGAAGGTGCTGGCCGCCTACGGCAGCGGTCCCTGGGGAGGTCAGGTGCTGGTGCCGGCGGCCGCGCCGTACCTCCGCAAAGGTTTTGCGGTGACCAGACCGGTGGCGCGGGCGCGGCTGTTCGCCACCGCGCTCGGGCTGCACGACACGTATCTGAACGGCGCCCGGGTGGGGACCGAGCGGCTGGCTCCGGGCTGGACCGACTACACCAAGCGGGTGCAGTACCGGGGTTACGACGTGACCGCGGCGCTCCGGCTGGGCGACAACGCCCTGGCCGCGCAGATCGGGCACGGCTGGTATTCCGGGAACATCGGTTTCGCCGGGAGTCGGCGATACGGGACGCAGCCCTGGTACGCGGCCCAGCTGATCATCGAGTACACCGACGGCACGTCGGCGACCGTGCAGACCGACGGCAGCTGGCGGACCGCGCCGGGCAACATCCTGGGCGACGACCTCTACGCCGGCGAGACGCAGGACGCGCGGCTGATCAGGAGCGGGTGGAACACCGCGGGCTTCGACGACAGCGACTGGGTCCCGGTGACCGTGCAGAACGGCGCCCGGCCGACGCTGGTCCCGCAGGTCGATCCCGGGGTGACCGTACAGCAGGAGCTGCGGCCGGTCGCCGTCACCCAGCCGAAGCCCGGGGTGTTCATCGCCGACCTGGGGCAGAACTTCACCGGCTGGGACCGGTTGCGGGTCAGTGGCCCGGCCGGGACCACGGTCACCCTGCGGCACGGCGAGATTCTGAACGCGGACGGCACCCTCTACACCGCGAACCTGCGGGCTGCCCAGGCCACCGACCGGTTCACCCTGGCCGGAACCGGCACCGAGACGTTCGAGCCGCGGTTCACCGTGCACGGCTACCGGTACGTGGAGATCACCGGCTTCCCCGGCACACCGGACGCGGACAGCCTGACCGGACTGGCGGCGTGGACCGGCGGCGCCGCGACCGGCATGTTCACCAGCTCGGACAGCACCCTGAACCAGGTGCAGCGGGCGATCCTGTGGGGTGCCCGGTCGAACCTGCTGTCCATCCCGACCGACTGCCCGCAGCGGGACGAACGGCTCGGCTGGACCGGGGACATCGCGGCGTTCGTGGCGACCTCGACGTTCAACTTCGACACCTACGGCCTGCTGGCCAAGTTCGCCACCGACCTGACCGACGCCCAGCACAGCGACGGGGCGTTCACCGACGTGGCACCGGATGTGCTCGGCGGGGCCGGCAAGGCGGGGTGGGGCGACGCGGGGGTGATCGTGCCGTACACCGTCTGGCAGAGATTCGGCGATCTGGCGCCCGCGGACCGCAACTTCGCGGCGATGGCCCGGTGGGTGGACTATCTGCGCTCGACCGCGGGCGCCGACCTGATCCGCAACCAGGACACCTACGGCGACTGGCTGAATGTGGACGACGGCACCGGCAACGATCTGACCAGCACGGCGTTCTTCGGCTGGTCGGCGCGGCTGGTGTCGCGGATGGCGGCGGCGACCGGGCGGACCGCGCAGGCGGCGACCTACGGGACCCTCGCCGACCAGATCGCGGCCGCGTTCACCGGCCGGTTCGTGCACGCCGACAACACTGTCGGCACGGGCAGCGAGACGGGGTACGTGCTGGCCCTCGCGTTCGGTCTGGTGCCGGGCGACCGGGTGCAGGCGGTGGCGGACCGGCTGGCGGCGAAGGTCGCGTCCCGCAACGGTCACCTGTCGGTCGGCTTCATGGGCGTGGAGAACCTGCTGCCGGTGCTCGCCGACCACGGGCACGCCGACGTCGCGTACCGGATCCTGCAGCAGCCGGACTATCCCGGGTGGGGCTACATGATCGCGCGGGGCGCCACCACGATCTGGGAGCGCTGGGACGGGATCCGCCCGGACGGCAGCCTGCAGGACCCGGGGATGAACTCGTTCAACCACTACGGGCTCGGGTCGGTCGGCGACTGGCTCTACCGTGAGGTGGGCGGGGTGGCACCGGCGGCGCCCGGTTACGCCCAGGTGCTGCTCGCGCCGAAGCCGGGCGGGTCGCTGACCTCCGCGTCGGCCGAGTTGACCACGACCTTCGGCCGGGTCCGCAGCGCCTGGAGCCGGTCCGGGTCCGCGGTGACGCTGCAGGTGGTGGTCGCCACAGGCACGACCGCCACGGTACGCGTCCCCGGCACCGCGGTGACCTCCGCGCCCGCCGAGGCGGTGCCGGTGGGCGGCACGTCCTACGTGGTGGGGGCCGGCTCCTACACCTTCACCTCGACCCTCTGA
- a CDS encoding nitroreductase family protein, which translates to MHDELSAPGLHPLLAARWSPTTFDPVFEVDTAQADLLVEAARWAPSAGNSQPWAFIVGRRGDETHRRLTRHLAASTGRWAPSASLLVANLAHRFVADTDWEYSEFALYDLGQAVAHMTFQAQALGLFVRQFRAFDRGGLAAEFGVPEHWEVTTMAAIGRVPGGAAGPAGPAPVASRDRRPAGELRWTGR; encoded by the coding sequence ATGCACGACGAACTGAGCGCGCCCGGGCTGCATCCGCTGCTCGCCGCCCGGTGGAGCCCCACCACGTTCGACCCGGTGTTCGAGGTGGACACCGCCCAGGCCGATCTGCTCGTGGAGGCGGCCCGGTGGGCGCCGTCCGCCGGGAACTCGCAGCCCTGGGCGTTCATCGTGGGCCGCCGCGGCGACGAGACGCATCGGCGGCTCACCCGGCACCTGGCCGCCAGCACCGGCCGCTGGGCGCCGTCGGCCAGTCTGCTGGTCGCCAACCTGGCGCACCGGTTCGTCGCCGACACCGACTGGGAGTATTCCGAGTTCGCCCTCTACGACCTCGGCCAGGCGGTCGCCCACATGACCTTCCAGGCACAGGCGCTCGGGCTGTTCGTGCGGCAGTTCCGGGCCTTCGACCGGGGCGGGCTCGCGGCCGAGTTCGGGGTGCCGGAGCACTGGGAGGTCACCACCATGGCGGCGATCGGCCGGGTTCCGGGCGGGGCGGCGGGGCCGGCCGGCCCGGCCCCGGTGGCGTCCCGGGACCGCCGCCCGGCCGGCGAGCTGCGCTGGACGGGCCGCTGA
- a CDS encoding chemotaxis protein CheB → MTRRDVVVIGGSAGAHKPLTQLLSRLPADLPAAVLVVLHLAPGARSTLAEMLGSACALPVRTAADGEPIRTGQVYVGAADRHLVVDGDVLRLSDGPRQNRVRPAVDALFRAVARWCGPRAIGVVLSGSLDDGAAGLAAIVAGGGLALVQDPAEARFPGMPRAALRVVPQAVTASALDLGDLVAGSAGQPTGAGEGPQEALRWETDMIADGSSDARDRGEPVALGCPECHGGMYVVRTGRAAHYVCHVGHSYSPQTLLAARDNGLEEALWTAVSVLQEKVMILRELIDQAEKAGEAEVARGYRAEADRTSAAAALLQEQAAGSRRTAAR, encoded by the coding sequence ATGACGCGTCGCGACGTGGTCGTGATCGGCGGGTCGGCGGGCGCGCACAAGCCTCTGACCCAGCTGCTGTCCCGGCTACCCGCCGATCTGCCGGCGGCCGTGCTGGTCGTCCTGCATCTGGCGCCCGGCGCCCGCAGCACGCTGGCCGAGATGCTGGGCTCGGCCTGCGCGCTGCCGGTGCGCACCGCGGCCGACGGGGAGCCGATCAGGACCGGTCAGGTGTATGTCGGTGCCGCCGACCGGCATCTGGTCGTCGACGGCGACGTGCTGCGGCTCAGCGACGGTCCCCGGCAGAACCGGGTGCGCCCCGCGGTGGACGCGCTGTTCCGGGCCGTCGCCCGCTGGTGCGGACCCCGGGCGATCGGCGTGGTGCTCTCCGGCAGCCTGGACGACGGGGCCGCCGGCCTGGCCGCGATCGTCGCCGGCGGCGGCCTCGCCCTGGTCCAGGATCCGGCCGAGGCCCGGTTCCCCGGCATGCCGCGGGCGGCGCTGCGGGTGGTGCCGCAGGCGGTGACGGCCTCGGCGCTCGATCTGGGCGATCTGGTGGCCGGGTCGGCCGGGCAGCCGACCGGTGCGGGGGAGGGGCCGCAGGAAGCGTTGAGGTGGGAGACGGACATGATCGCCGACGGTTCCTCCGACGCCCGGGACCGGGGCGAGCCGGTCGCGCTGGGCTGCCCCGAGTGCCACGGCGGGATGTACGTCGTGCGGACCGGCCGGGCGGCGCACTACGTCTGTCACGTCGGTCACTCCTATTCACCGCAGACCCTGCTGGCCGCCCGGGACAACGGGCTGGAGGAGGCGCTGTGGACCGCGGTCAGCGTCCTGCAGGAGAAGGTGATGATCCTGCGGGAGCTGATCGACCAGGCCGAGAAGGCCGGTGAGGCCGAGGTGGCGCGTGGCTACCGGGCGGAGGCGGACCGGACGAGCGCCGCGGCCGCCCTGCTGCAGGAGCAGGCGGCCGGGTCGAGGAGGACGGCGGCGCGCTGA
- a CDS encoding anti-sigma factor antagonist (This anti-anti-sigma factor, or anti-sigma factor antagonist, belongs to a family that includes characterized members SpoIIAA, RsbV, RsfA, and RsfB.) gives MNLPDHSLRTEVHLPDEPGDARLVIVGELDGEETVGLHDAVSRTLRHPATRAVHVDAGDLIFLDSSGIRSLLAARRRAAEAGVELSIVAVSPIVYQILQITGLLPILGVGAGTVVRQPAARGSDRAAQTTLPPSVGR, from the coding sequence ATGAATCTTCCTGACCACTCGCTGCGCACCGAGGTTCACCTGCCGGATGAGCCCGGTGACGCGCGCCTCGTCATCGTCGGTGAGCTGGACGGCGAGGAGACCGTCGGCCTGCACGACGCGGTCAGCCGGACCCTGCGCCACCCGGCCACCCGGGCGGTGCACGTCGACGCCGGTGACCTGATCTTCCTCGATTCGTCCGGCATCCGGTCGCTGCTGGCCGCCCGCCGCCGGGCCGCCGAGGCCGGGGTCGAGCTGTCGATCGTCGCCGTGTCCCCGATCGTGTACCAGATCCTGCAGATCACCGGGCTGCTGCCGATCCTCGGCGTCGGCGCGGGGACGGTCGTCCGTCAGCCCGCGGCGCGAGGCAGCGACAGGGCCGCCCAGACCACTTTGCCACCGTCGGTCGGCAGGTGA
- a CDS encoding STAS domain-containing protein, translating into MPELHCDVDRLGTRLVVRVAGELSVPTASTLRTTLMKCLVDQPDAIVVDLTDTTVAGSAALSVFTAVARQAAFWPDTPLLVAAPDAGLAESLANGHSRLTVFRSLARALAAEPRRHTRSIGDVLLPTLGAARRGRDLATEACTRWALPALAGPAGLVAGELVTNAVDHARTMADLRFTLSRRYLMIAVRDGSAEPPRCDPGTTTDPAAPRGLMLVEAVSHRWGHLPTDGGKVVWAALSLPRAAG; encoded by the coding sequence GTGCCCGAACTTCACTGCGACGTGGACCGGCTCGGCACGCGCCTGGTCGTCCGCGTGGCCGGCGAGCTGTCGGTGCCGACCGCGTCCACCCTGCGCACCACGCTGATGAAATGCCTGGTCGACCAGCCCGACGCGATCGTCGTTGACCTGACCGACACCACCGTCGCCGGGTCGGCCGCCCTGTCGGTGTTCACCGCCGTGGCCCGGCAGGCCGCGTTCTGGCCGGACACCCCGTTGCTGGTCGCCGCGCCCGACGCCGGCCTCGCCGAGTCGCTGGCCAACGGGCACAGCCGGCTGACCGTCTTCCGGTCCCTGGCGCGGGCGCTGGCGGCCGAGCCGCGCCGGCACACCCGGTCCATCGGCGACGTGCTGCTGCCCACCCTCGGAGCCGCCCGCCGCGGCCGGGACCTGGCCACCGAGGCCTGCACCCGGTGGGCCCTGCCCGCCCTGGCCGGCCCGGCCGGCCTGGTCGCCGGCGAGCTGGTCACCAATGCGGTCGACCACGCCCGGACGATGGCCGACCTCCGCTTCACCCTGAGCCGTCGCTACCTGATGATCGCCGTCCGGGACGGTTCGGCGGAGCCGCCACGATGCGATCCCGGGACGACCACCGACCCCGCCGCGCCACGCGGACTGATGCTGGTCGAGGCGGTGTCACACCGCTGGGGTCACCTGCCGACCGACGGTGGCAAAGTGGTCTGGGCGGCCCTGTCGCTGCCTCGCGCCGCGGGCTGA
- a CDS encoding chemotaxis protein CheB encodes MTNRDLIAVGASAGGVEALRALVAGLPADLPAAVLVVLHLPRSAPSALPQILTRSGPLPAAIATDGEEPAPGRIYVAPADRHLLVLDGRIRLSHGPAENGHRPAVDPLFRSAARALADRVIAVVLSGSGDDGAVGAAAVAAAGGAVVVQAPEDALHPTMPRAVLTRVPRARVAVAAELGVLLAELSREKVPGLPGPDDPLLAGEVAIDAFGEPTTDLLPGEPSGFGCPSCGGALFTFSDSPVPRFRCRVGHAWSPESLLDEQAVATEGALWQALRALEEKAELGRRMAGAAGGRSYQLRFEQMAVDATEAGALIRGLLDRLAGSSATQQE; translated from the coding sequence GTGACCAACCGTGACCTCATCGCCGTCGGCGCCTCGGCCGGCGGGGTGGAGGCGCTGCGCGCCCTGGTCGCGGGCCTGCCCGCCGACCTGCCGGCGGCCGTGTTGGTGGTGCTGCATCTGCCGCGCAGCGCCCCGAGCGCGCTGCCGCAGATCCTGACCCGGTCGGGGCCGCTGCCGGCGGCGATCGCAACCGACGGCGAGGAGCCGGCCCCGGGCCGGATCTACGTCGCCCCGGCCGACCGGCATCTGCTCGTCCTCGACGGCCGGATCCGGCTCAGCCACGGCCCCGCCGAGAACGGTCACCGCCCGGCCGTCGACCCGCTGTTCCGCTCGGCCGCCCGGGCCCTGGCCGACCGGGTGATCGCCGTGGTCCTCTCCGGCAGCGGCGACGACGGGGCGGTCGGTGCCGCCGCAGTGGCCGCCGCGGGTGGCGCGGTGGTGGTGCAGGCTCCGGAGGACGCGTTGCACCCGACGATGCCGCGGGCCGTGCTGACCCGGGTGCCGCGGGCGCGGGTGGCGGTCGCGGCCGAGCTGGGCGTGCTGCTCGCCGAGCTCAGCCGGGAGAAGGTGCCCGGTCTGCCCGGGCCGGACGACCCGCTGCTGGCCGGCGAGGTGGCGATCGACGCGTTCGGCGAGCCGACGACGGATCTGCTGCCCGGCGAGCCGTCCGGTTTCGGCTGCCCGAGCTGCGGCGGCGCCCTGTTCACCTTCTCGGATTCGCCGGTGCCGAGGTTCCGCTGCCGGGTCGGCCACGCCTGGTCGCCCGAGAGCCTGCTCGACGAGCAGGCGGTGGCCACCGAGGGCGCGCTCTGGCAGGCGCTGCGCGCGCTGGAGGAGAAAGCGGAGCTCGGCCGGCGGATGGCCGGGGCCGCGGGCGGCCGGAGCTACCAGCTCCGCTTCGAACAGATGGCCGTGGACGCGACGGAGGCCGGCGCGCTGATCCGGGGCCTGCTCGACCGGTTGGCCGGCAGCAGCGCCACGCAGCAGGAGTGA